The genomic interval GGTGCCAGTATGGCGACCGCCAGAATGGTCTGTCGAATGCTGCGACCACGGGAAATCCGCGCCACGAAAATCGACATCAGCGGCGTGTAGCCGATGAACCAGGCGAAGAAGAACACCGTCCACCACTTCATCCACCAGTCCGGTGCGGTTTCTGAGGTCATTGTCGACATCGCGAAGAACGACGACACGTACTCGCCCATTGACGCCAGGTAGGTGTTGGTGAGGAACAGCGTCGGACCAAACACGAAGATCACGGCCGCGATAACCAACGCGAGGATGACGTTGAAACGGCTGAGGATCTGAATTCCCTTGTGAACACCGGTGATTGCGGACGTCATGTAAACGCCGGCCAGCAGTGTCAGGATCACCAGCTGAGTGGTGAAGGTATCGGCCACGCCAAACAGCTCATGGAGACCAAAACTCATCTGAGTTGCCAGGAACCCGATGGGGCCAACGGTGCCTGCCACTACGGCAATCACACACAGGGCGTCGACCACGCCACCGAACCAGCCTTGCATGACTCGCTCGCCCAGTACCGGGTAGAGAAGCGTGCGCGGCTGCAGGGGCTTGCCTTTAACGTAGTGGGCATGCGCCAGCACGAGAGCGGTCAGCGAGCCCAGAACAGCCCAGGCGAGAAAGCCCCAATGCATAAATGATTGCGCCATGGCAGGCGCCACAGCTTCAGCAGTACCCGCCTCAGCGGTGGACACCGGCGGCGCTACCACAAAGTGATAGACGGGCTCGCCAGCGGCGAAGAACACACCGCCACCGGCCAGCAGGGTGCAGAGAATCATCGACAACCAACGAAACGTGCTGATCTCAGGTTTCTCCAGACCGCCCAGGCGTGCAACGCCAGCGCGACCAAAGGCAACCACCAGGGCGATGAAGAACGTAGCCAGCAACAGAAGCTGGAAAAACGAACCCAGGTACTTTGCGGTCCAGGTGAAACCGGAATTGATGACGGCAGACAGGCCTTCTGCGTCAGTCAGGGACCAGCCCACGAAAAGAAAAATGAAGCCCATTGTCAGGGCAAGAACAAGAGGATCGCCAATACGTCGAACACCAGAGGTATCGGCAGTTGGTATTGCAGTATCTATGGAAGACATTCACACAGCCAGTTTGGAAATTGGGCGCGTGATGCTATAGACGACACACTCGTTTGGCCATAGTTAATTCTACGATATTGTCAGAATGTGCTCCATTTTCCCGCCATTTGGCCAACTTTTCCCGCAAGAGCATCTAACTTGACCATCCCGTGAGGGCGCTGACCACTGCGGTACAGGTGTGCTCCTGATCCTGCCCTTCACCATCGATCACGATGTCTGCGTAGCGGAGGTACAACGCC from Marinobacter sp. LA51 carries:
- a CDS encoding BCCT family transporter; translation: MSSIDTAIPTADTSGVRRIGDPLVLALTMGFIFLFVGWSLTDAEGLSAVINSGFTWTAKYLGSFFQLLLLATFFIALVVAFGRAGVARLGGLEKPEISTFRWLSMILCTLLAGGGVFFAAGEPVYHFVVAPPVSTAEAGTAEAVAPAMAQSFMHWGFLAWAVLGSLTALVLAHAHYVKGKPLQPRTLLYPVLGERVMQGWFGGVVDALCVIAVVAGTVGPIGFLATQMSFGLHELFGVADTFTTQLVILTLLAGVYMTSAITGVHKGIQILSRFNVILALVIAAVIFVFGPTLFLTNTYLASMGEYVSSFFAMSTMTSETAPDWWMKWWTVFFFAWFIGYTPLMSIFVARISRGRSIRQTILAVAILAPIATSIWFTLLGGSGIYYQLTGAFDLTSALNNFSFDVATLTVAEALPGGTLMAAAILLLTTIFVATTGDSMSYAIATVGAGHDEPHYLVRAFWGGAMALMAAILLYMGAGQIGVLQQFIVITAIPVSLIILPSLWTGPKAAYAMARSQGIAL